In Rhodococcus sp. OK302, one genomic interval encodes:
- a CDS encoding DUF6131 family protein yields the protein MIVLGIILLIIGFLVNIPILWTIGVVLLVIGLILFVLGSTGRAVGGRRHYY from the coding sequence ATGATTGTTCTCGGAATTATCTTGCTGATTATCGGATTCCTGGTGAACATTCCGATTCTGTGGACAATCGGCGTTGTCCTCTTGGTGATCGGATTGATTCTGTTCGTGCTGGGTTCGACGGGACGAGCGGTTGGCGGGAGGCGGCACTATTACTGA